GTAAGGTATGGTAGTGGCTGTGAAAGTCCTGCCCTGAACAACTGCCCCTTTGCTACTGCTTGTCCTCTTCAGAAGTATAGAAATGCCTGCACCTTCTGAAATTTCAACCCTCATATTTCGATAGTTGTTAGAATGATGCAAATTCTGACCCCCAATGTCACTATTAGGTAGCCCACAACCAACAGTCTGTGAGTCCACCTCTTGCTGGTTGGCTAGCCCATCCTCAACTCCCTCCACCACTGGTCTTACAAGAGATTTTTCCTGTAAACAATTAGGGAATTTCTCACTGCAGATAGTTTGGCCTGGATCAACATTTTCTTCACCCTGGGAGCTCTGTGGTTTCCCCAAATCAGAAACTTGTGGAGATCCAGGCACAACCATCATGGTTTCCATTGCATCCAAaagcttttcttcttccaaaatTTTTACAGACAAAGGTGTGGAGTTTTCAGGAACTACAGTTATCTCCGGAATAAGGACACTCAGAAGTTTATCTTTCCTATTGCACTCTGGACAAAATCTAATGTTCCTTTCCACCTGATCCGAAACATAAAATCTGCGACCACATTTAGGACAAGGTTCCGTGTCTTCGAGACTatcaatttctgaaaaatcacCCTTAACGTGAGAATCTTCTGAGGTTGGACTGACATCCATGATGACATTGGGGCGACCATAATCTTCAGAGTGAGCAGCTCCACCCTCCACTGCAGTGCCTCTATTGAAGTCACCCTGATGAAGGTCATGTGGCCCATCATGGATATCATGCCTGGTCTCTTCATTTACTGCATCCATCTTATCAAAGCCAAATACCTCTTCATGAACATCAGAGTATGGCACTTTCTCAGATTCACTGGCCACATCATCCTGGTTGTGATCACTCCCTTCGGTATCAGGTGCAACACTAGTACCTAGATCAGAACTTGCATTGCTGCTAGTTGTGACTGAGGAGTTCCTGGAAATCAGAGGACGATGCACAGAACTTGCTTTTCCAACATAGAAGGTGCTACTGGGAACACTAGATAAGAGTGGCCTAAACATCTGAGGACTTTTACGGTGATCCTGCACAGACATTGGAAGGCATTAATTCTATGAAATGTGAAAACCCATAACGAATGAACAGAGAAATCATAATGAGGGAAGTGCACAATGTAACatatttaataattatagGATTTCAATGCTCTACATTTCATTGAAAAACACTAAACCATAATGAATACCTAATAAATATATGAAGAGAGAAGGAATTTATAATAATTCAGTacactttctgtttttggcatattttataatttcagttAGACCCAATGTGATTGTCATTACTTGAAATAGGAAAGAAACACACAGCACAAAGACAGTGAATTGCACAAGCAAGAGAATACATTTGCAGAcaacaattttgaaaattctaaataattaaagggctaagttattataaattaatttcctCTCATTAGATGACAAAAGAAATATCTTATCATAAAGGATCAATTAAATGCACTAGATCATTAAGTACCATTTGTCGAAGAGCAGAATCAAAGGATCTTTTTGGAGCGGAAGATGAGGACACTGTTTTGGCTGGTCTTTTTGAGAAGGCAACAGCTCTGTTGTTTGAGAAAGCAGCAACTCTTCTTGAAGTTGATCGGTCTAAACTACCCACAGGAAGAGATTGCAGAGAGTCtacatcatcatcaccagAAGATGCTATAGAACATTTGCTGTGAGAACTAAATGGATCTCGATCATGACTATGAGATGAACTAACACTTCTAGAAGCAGTTGGAGACATTGATTGTCTTCTGTAGTTGGAGGAATGGTCCCTACCATTTCTAGATGCTGGTGAGGAACCCCTCACATATGTTGCAGGTCGATCAGCAAGAGAAGTACGAAGGTTGGGAGGTGCATCAGAGGAGAAGCCTGGAATATTTGTTTGCCATGCTCTTATTTTTGGTGAAGCAGAGTTCCCTCGACTTGTCTTTACCGGAGAAGTTCCTCTTATCCCCGGTGAGGCCACAGTACTACTGGATCCAGTGCTCATTCTCCGTGGTGTGGGGGTAGAAGACCTCGGAGCAGGTGTTGGGGATTTACTTGGGGGAGTAGATGGTCTCTGTGATGGAGTAGATGGTCTCCGGGATGGAGTAGCAGGCCGTAGACTTGGGGTTGGACTGGAATGACGTACAGGTGACGGCCTTCCCCTTGACTGAAATGAACTATTCCCAGAACGAGGAGATGGGCTTAAGCGATTAGGACTAGCACTACCCCTGCTGCTTCGGTAACTCTTCTCCATCTGCAAATGAAGCAAGTATGATGTAGAGTATAAGGAAAATTATGATCTCAGCATAATCTTTTAAGGAAATATTTCAGAAACCAAGCATAATCAAATCCCATAAAAGTGATTTGACTCCCTACCGTGGATGATCTTGATATAGTAATAGGTTGACTTCGAGGTCTGCCCCTCTGTGGTGCATTAACTGGTGGCGGCTCATTATCcaaggaaggaaaaagaggggTGTCGGGAGGCGTTAATAACCTTTGACATTTAAACACCAGATCATTCCATCAATAAAAAGGGACAAACAGGGCGGACACTGAAAAGTATcatgaaaagaacaaaatgcaatgcatttcTCATAACATAATGACCGCTCAGTTTTTGCTCTGTGAATAAATGGACAATTTCAGGCAATGACATTTTGCAGCTTTTGGACAATAAAGCTTTAAATTCTCAGATAAATCAAAATATACATTAAATACAAAAACCCTCTTAGAGATTATTTTGGCACTCAGAAAATCACTTCCCACACTCCTCTATTATCTCGCATGTGAGGAGTGCATACTGTTATTTAAAATTGtttgtcatccaaaaaaaacataaaaacttCTGCTTTCtttgtcatccaaaaaagtaAATTATTGTGGTCTACATAACATAACAATTCCCAGTTTCACGGGCAAGACACTTGTCTTACAACCTTGGTTTTGGTGAATCATGATTTTAAAATGTAAAACACATACCCTTTCAAATTGTAAAACACATGAAAATTGTTCCTAGATGCAATTTAATCATGTTTTTGGTTCTTCAAAATGCAAAGCACATCATAAAATTAGTAATACAGCAACGACAACTTAAGaaatcagaaaaaagaaaaagtataaTTCACCAGTCATAGTCATTTTTCTCCCCCTCCACATTAAGCAGGTCACTACTCTCTCCACGTGTAGGAATGGCAATTCCGAGCTTCAAATCCGAAAATTGCCTCAATTTTGTAGCtgtaatattgaaaatatacAAGAAGCCCTGTCAGTCAGAGACAAAATCCTGAACTCTCCAACTCCtataaaatcataaataaatgTCATCTTACAAAATGTGTCTTCGAGATCATCCGACGACTGAAGCAAGAAATCCTCTTTTTCTCGCGTCTGCATTTCGTTGAATAAGGCAAGAtcttcatctttctctttcaaaaaaattccacTCTCAAAACTGCGACCTCGTCTGTGATGGTTCCCTCTCGGCTCTCGTCCGGGAGAGCATCTCATTGCGGGCGAAGGAGGCATCTCTCACCACCAAAAGCTACAAACTCAAAACCGCCAGCCCAAACTTTCCATACAACGCAAATTGAAGCAATAGCCCATCATATACatctagctagctagctactactcacaatgaaaataaattatgcCCACAATCACTTTCCCAGTTTCACTTCAGAAACCAAACTCCTTTCTGATTCGCGTCTAAGCGAATTGCTTCaaattaattgaatttcaacCCCAGCGACTTAATACCAATGGGAAGCATACATGGTGTAGTAAGCCCAAGTCAACTCAAAGCCGAAATCTTTTGTTAAATGcataaaaaattgcaaaaattaaTGTAGCAACTGAAACAACCGTACCATTCGCAATGCAGAGGCTCAACGTCCACGTATGTAATCTAATCAAATAAAGATCTTCATCGTGCAGCACAACCCCGAAACCCTAGATGCTACCACTTGAAGACACCAAAGCAGAGACGGCGCCACAAgagcaaaacaaaacctaattCAACTCCAATTCAGTCCCCACTGGCCACTCTAAACCTCCATTGAAGTCGAAATTACAACCAAAAATCACCATTTCGGCGAAAGTAGTTGCAGTCCGCTTGGCTCACAGAGACAAAAATGGCTTCAACAAAACCCAGTGTATGAGCAGCAACTGCGATCCCGAAAACTCAGAAGCTGAACCACAGGAGCTCGAAGATTCCAATCGCAACGCGACGAATGTTGTATCAGACAGTCGGATCTAAAGCATTAATTGCTTTGTCTGGGTGTACGGATCGGAAGCTAAAGCGGTAGTGGATCGGTGCGAAAGAAGCGACAATTTTCTAgcattctctctcctccgagAAAATTTGATGCGGAGAGAAAGTGAAATTGGGGAGTTTAAACTGGCTTTTGTTGTCGTCTAGATATGCTTCTTTCCTCCACAacaagctttcattttctttgcttcTCAGTTTCTCTTTGCTCATCAaatatttcctttcctttcttttcttttcttttttttcctgtttttctttctgtcaATTGcacttttctcttcttcttaatttttacGACCGTGCCACTGCCGTTATAGTAAGTATTGTCTACTTATCTTAACCTctccttttcattcttttgtttttcatgtATTTATAAGAACACTCGTTTTAtatggattttttatttttatttctctacttaaaaatataaataaattagaataaaggTTATAAAGGTGATGGAAAATAATGCAAATGATTTATAAAATAACTTAAATagtcagatttttattattatatttatttagctttttaaaaatataatgaaaatcgtatcaaacaaaaattaataattactatTTTCGGGcgttcaaatattttttttttctttctaacaaagtaatattctaaattactatttatatataatgatgaAAATCGAACTCAGATGCAAAatgtaatattttaaattactcCAATTACTGTATTTAGGTGATTTAGAATATCATAATTAACatgataaaaatttaaaatatataaattttatttttacaaagcGATATTCTAAACTATTCTCATATACAAGGAAAGGGATCGAATAATTGTAGGGGTGTGGGTTGGatcattttaataatttttagtAAATTGGTTACCATCAAATTTATGAAGATTTCTCGTATTTATCTGATGGATATGTTTAaacgaaaaatataaataatattccATGCGAAATTAAagattagttggattggcTATTAGT
The window above is part of the Prunus dulcis chromosome 1, ALMONDv2, whole genome shotgun sequence genome. Proteins encoded here:
- the LOC117623477 gene encoding uncharacterized protein LOC117623477, whose product is MPPSPAMRCSPGREPRGNHHRRGRSFESGIFLKEKDEDLALFNEMQTREKEDFLLQSSDDLEDTFSTKLRQFSDLKLGIAIPTRGESSDLLNVEGEKNDYDWLLTPPDTPLFPSLDNEPPPVNAPQRGRPRSQPITISRSSTMEKSYRSSRGSASPNRLSPSPRSGNSSFQSRGRPSPVRHSSPTPSLRPATPSRRPSTPSQRPSTPPSKSPTPAPRSSTPTPRRMSTGSSSTVASPGIRGTSPVKTSRGNSASPKIRAWQTNIPGFSSDAPPNLRTSLADRPATYVRGSSPASRNGRDHSSNYRRQSMSPTASRSVSSSHSHDRDPFSSHSKCSIASSGDDDVDSLQSLPVGSLDRSTSRRVAAFSNNRAVAFSKRPAKTVSSSSAPKRSFDSALRQMDHRKSPQMFRPLLSSVPSSTFYVGKASSVHRPLISRNSSVTTSSNASSDLGTSVAPDTEGSDHNQDDVASESEKVPYSDVHEEVFGFDKMDAVNEETRHDIHDGPHDLHQGDFNRGTAVEGGAAHSEDYGRPNVIMDVSPTSEDSHVKGDFSEIDSLEDTEPCPKCGRRFYVSDQVERNIRFCPECNRKDKLLSVLIPEITVVPENSTPLSVKILEEEKLLDAMETMMVVPGSPQVSDLGKPQSSQGEENVDPGQTICSEKFPNCLQEKSLVRPVVEGVEDGLANQQEVDSQTVGCGLPNSDIGGQNLHHSNNYRNMRVEISEGAGISILLKRTSSSKGAVVQGRTFTATTIPYEDVSYARDSSNSMRSSIGHGSFSASSSVDFGSARQTEIRVQRQLSGKKSDMENHRHDTSIKPQIIASNSYGDSNHAHQALGLSSNTHDDDIEVAGGILECDVAEVTHITSQERLLASECTDTDATTTTSTRTTVVEEDDTEFNSSSRRVDTSNSELSSHAVSSPLEDNWAAKFPICENGASNEHSEELQNNARSSTDVEVVTPEPSFEEENTNLNSTVDGLDVEEIATHSSLVTVSVSEIETEKCHQTYLCSLNDDASLESRSTLEEFLEPSVPIPSDSDLTSSVPETNNTTNAYGILEDESTVMVECRGRRKTKSLTLEEATDTILFCSSLVHDLAYEAAAIAMEKESPVPLEGLQPTVTVLGKSNPERKEPRGRTVARRTSKPRKSRQKWVETDAEPPVSKTENDENVDESMQRNVGLPNKVDGMKPPKLESKCNCTIM